A DNA window from Paraclostridium bifermentans contains the following coding sequences:
- the groL gene encoding chaperonin GroEL (60 kDa chaperone family; promotes refolding of misfolded polypeptides especially under stressful conditions; forms two stacked rings of heptamers to form a barrel-shaped 14mer; ends can be capped by GroES; misfolded proteins enter the barrel where they are refolded when GroES binds) → MAKEIKFAQDSRTALEAGVNKLADTVKVTLGPKGRNVILDKKFGAPLITNDGVTIAKEIELEDRFENMGAQLVKEVATKTNDVAGDGTTTATVLAQAIIREGLKNVTAGSNPVLLRKGIQKAVEVAVEELKKQSRTIETKESISQVASISAGDEEVGNLIAEAMEIVGKDGVITVEESKTMHTELDAVEGMQFDRGFVSAYMVTDVDKMEAVLNDPYILITDRKINNIQDILPVLEQIVQQGKKLLIIAEDVEGEALSTLVINKLKGVFDVVAVKAPGFGDRRKAMLEDIAILTGGTVISEELGYDLKDADISMLGRAGSVKITKDNTTIVDGSGDKKAIEDRVSQIKHQVDQTTSDFDKEKLMERLAKLAGGVAVIKVGAATEVELKERKLRIEDALNATRAAVEEGIVAGGGTALVSVIPVVDKLIEELEGELQVGAKIIRRALEEPLRQIAINAGLEGAVIIQKVVNEDPEIGFDALNEKYVNMVEVGIVDPTKVTRTALQNAASIAGVFLTTEAAVADLPESDPVPGMGGGMPPMM, encoded by the coding sequence ATGGCTAAAGAAATAAAATTCGCACAAGATTCAAGAACAGCTTTAGAAGCTGGTGTAAACAAATTAGCAGATACAGTTAAGGTAACATTAGGGCCAAAAGGAAGAAATGTTATATTAGATAAAAAATTTGGGGCTCCACTTATAACAAATGATGGAGTTACTATAGCAAAAGAAATAGAATTAGAAGATAGATTTGAAAATATGGGAGCTCAATTAGTTAAAGAAGTTGCAACTAAAACTAATGATGTAGCTGGAGATGGAACTACAACTGCTACAGTTTTAGCTCAAGCTATAATAAGAGAAGGGTTAAAAAATGTAACTGCTGGATCTAACCCAGTACTTTTAAGAAAAGGAATTCAAAAAGCTGTAGAAGTAGCTGTTGAAGAACTAAAAAAACAATCAAGAACTATAGAGACTAAAGAATCTATATCTCAAGTTGCGTCTATATCTGCAGGAGATGAAGAAGTAGGTAATTTAATAGCTGAAGCTATGGAGATAGTAGGTAAAGATGGAGTTATAACAGTTGAAGAGTCTAAAACTATGCATACAGAGTTAGATGCAGTTGAAGGTATGCAATTTGATAGAGGATTTGTTTCAGCATACATGGTAACAGATGTTGATAAAATGGAAGCTGTTTTAAATGATCCATATATATTAATAACAGATAGAAAAATAAATAATATACAAGATATATTACCTGTACTTGAGCAAATAGTACAACAAGGTAAAAAGTTATTAATAATAGCTGAAGATGTAGAAGGGGAAGCTTTATCTACATTAGTAATAAACAAATTAAAAGGTGTATTTGATGTTGTTGCAGTTAAGGCTCCTGGATTTGGAGATAGAAGAAAAGCTATGTTAGAAGATATAGCTATACTTACTGGAGGAACTGTTATATCTGAAGAATTAGGATATGACTTAAAAGATGCTGATATATCTATGTTAGGTAGAGCTGGATCTGTAAAAATAACTAAAGATAACACTACAATAGTAGATGGATCTGGAGATAAAAAAGCTATAGAAGACAGAGTAAGTCAAATCAAACATCAAGTAGATCAAACTACTTCTGATTTTGATAAAGAAAAATTAATGGAAAGATTAGCTAAACTTGCAGGTGGTGTTGCTGTAATAAAAGTTGGAGCAGCTACAGAAGTTGAGCTTAAAGAAAGAAAATTGAGAATAGAAGATGCATTAAATGCTACAAGAGCAGCTGTTGAAGAAGGTATAGTTGCAGGTGGTGGTACTGCATTAGTTAGTGTAATACCAGTTGTAGATAAGTTAATAGAAGAACTTGAAGGGGAACTTCAAGTAGGCGCTAAGATAATAAGAAGAGCTTTAGAGGAGCCATTAAGACAAATAGCAATTAATGCTGGTCTTGAAGGAGCTGTTATAATACAAAAAGTTGTAAATGAAGATCCAGAAATAGGATTTGATGCATTAAATGAAAAATATGTGAACATGGTTGAAGTTGGTATAGTTGACCCAACTAAGGTTACTAGAACTGCGTTACAAAATGCAGCATCTATAGCAGGTGTATTCTTAACTACAGAAGCAGCTGTTGCAGATCTTCCTGAAAGTGATCCAGTACCAGGAATGGGTGGAGGAATGCCTCCAATGATGTAG
- a CDS encoding DNA-3-methyladenine glycosylase family protein — MKVYEKENSVVIEGALDFDPKHIFECGQCFRWKAEDDGSYTGVAKGRVINVSREGNTIYLKNTNLEDFNKIWKSYFDLETDYAKIKNELKSMDEYLEKATEFGWGIRILRQDPWEMLISFIISSNNRIPMIQKAISNLSREYGTYIGKFNGVDYYDFPTPEQLSKASIADVRACSTGFRDKYIKATTERVISENEDVYNYEKLGTEDCRKKLMEFNGVGPKVCDCIALFGMQKYDTFPVDVWVKRVMQEFYVEDDMSLPKIRKYAIDKFEDLSGFAQQYLFYYARELGIGR, encoded by the coding sequence ATGAAAGTTTATGAAAAAGAAAATTCAGTGGTTATAGAAGGTGCATTAGATTTTGATCCTAAGCATATATTTGAATGTGGACAATGTTTTAGGTGGAAAGCAGAAGATGATGGTTCATATACAGGGGTAGCTAAAGGCAGAGTAATAAATGTATCTAGAGAAGGAAATACAATTTATTTAAAGAATACTAATTTAGAAGATTTCAATAAAATATGGAAATCTTACTTTGATTTAGAAACAGATTATGCAAAAATAAAAAATGAACTAAAAAGTATGGATGAGTATTTAGAAAAGGCAACAGAATTTGGATGGGGAATAAGAATTCTACGTCAAGATCCATGGGAGATGTTAATTTCATTTATAATATCATCTAATAATAGAATTCCTATGATCCAAAAAGCTATATCTAATTTATCAAGGGAGTATGGCACTTATATTGGAAAGTTCAATGGAGTAGACTATTACGATTTTCCAACACCAGAGCAATTAAGTAAAGCGAGTATAGCTGATGTAAGAGCTTGTTCTACAGGGTTTAGAGATAAATATATAAAGGCAACTACAGAAAGGGTTATAAGTGAAAATGAAGATGTATACAACTATGAAAAATTAGGAACAGAAGACTGTAGAAAAAAACTTATGGAATTTAATGGAGTAGGTCCAAAAGTTTGCGATTGTATAGCCTTATTCGGTATGCAAAAGTATGATACATTCCCTGTTGATGTATGGGTAAAAAGAGTTATGCAAGAATTTTATGTAGAAGATGATATGAGTTTACCTAAAATAAGAAAGTATGCGATAGATAAATTTGAAGATTTATCAGGATTTGCACAACAATATCTATTCTATTATGCTAGAGAATTGGGAATAGGAAGATAA
- a CDS encoding deoxynucleoside kinase produces MFKLVNKCNKPLNRDLFITVAGNVGAGKSTLTKLVGEKLGFETHFEKVNGNPYLEDFYKDQNTWGFHLQLYFLAQRFKQQKEIDSNGLNNIQDRSIYEDVEIFARNLYDNGKMSKRDYITYRDLFNDMVPHLRRPDLMIYLDGSIDTIVNRINMRGREMEKSVDLDYWTNLHNRYKKWIAEYDQSPVLYVNINEIDLKNNPEHLDALCNEIKSLLNI; encoded by the coding sequence ATGTTTAAATTGGTAAATAAGTGTAATAAACCGTTAAATAGGGATTTATTTATAACTGTTGCAGGAAATGTTGGTGCGGGTAAATCTACACTTACTAAATTAGTTGGTGAAAAATTAGGTTTTGAAACTCATTTTGAAAAAGTTAATGGAAATCCATACCTAGAAGATTTTTATAAAGATCAAAATACTTGGGGATTCCACTTACAATTATATTTTTTAGCTCAAAGATTCAAACAACAAAAAGAAATAGACAGTAACGGACTTAATAATATTCAAGATAGAAGTATATATGAAGATGTTGAAATATTTGCTAGAAACTTATATGATAACGGGAAGATGAGTAAAAGAGATTATATAACTTATAGAGATTTATTTAATGATATGGTTCCTCACTTAAGAAGACCCGATTTAATGATATATCTAGATGGATCTATAGATACTATCGTAAATAGAATCAATATGAGAGGTAGAGAGATGGAGAAGTCTGTTGATTTAGATTACTGGACTAATCTTCACAACAGATATAAAAAATGGATTGCTGAGTACGACCAGTCTCCTGTTCTTTATGTAAATATAAATGAAATTGACTTAAAAAATAACCCAGAACACTTAGATGCTTTATGTAATGAAATAAAAAGCTTATTAAATATATAG
- a CDS encoding co-chaperone GroES produces the protein MKIRPLADRVVIKKVEAEEKTASGIVLPGTAKEQPQIAEVVEVGPGGIVDGKEIKMELNIGDKVIYSKYAGTEIKLEGQEYTILKQSEILAVVE, from the coding sequence ATGAAAATAAGACCATTAGCTGACAGAGTAGTAATAAAGAAAGTAGAAGCAGAAGAAAAAACTGCAAGTGGTATAGTTTTACCTGGAACAGCTAAAGAACAACCTCAGATAGCGGAGGTTGTAGAAGTTGGACCTGGTGGAATAGTAGATGGTAAAGAAATTAAAATGGAATTAAATATTGGAGATAAAGTTATATATTCTAAATATGCAGGAACAGAAATTAAGTTAGAAGGACAAGAATATACTATATTAAAACAAAGTGAAATATTAGCGGTAGTTGAATAA
- a CDS encoding deoxynucleoside kinase, producing MNSRGIFIAIEGPIGVGKTTLANILNNHFNCTLLREIVEENPFLSKFYTDIKEYALQTESFFLFNRIKQLEDAEKNLLSQGTSIVSDYHIIKNLIFAGITLDNMQFYKYKQMYNIFINDLPQPDIIIYLNSNTDVLMNRIAMRDRSFERQMDRNYIQELSTEYKYYFNPLSIKHNFVGKEPLILEIDNSNLDFLNNDNDRKFIIKKVEDAINSLGGHENV from the coding sequence ATGAATAGTAGAGGTATATTTATAGCTATAGAAGGTCCTATAGGAGTTGGTAAAACAACATTAGCTAATATTTTAAACAATCATTTTAACTGTACTTTACTAAGGGAAATAGTAGAAGAAAATCCATTTTTATCAAAATTTTATACAGATATTAAGGAATACGCATTACAAACGGAATCATTTTTTTTATTTAATAGAATCAAACAATTAGAAGATGCTGAGAAAAATTTATTGAGTCAAGGCACAAGTATTGTTAGTGATTATCACATTATTAAAAATCTTATATTCGCAGGAATAACTCTTGATAATATGCAGTTTTATAAATATAAACAAATGTATAATATTTTTATTAATGACCTGCCTCAACCAGATATAATAATCTATCTTAACTCAAATACAGATGTATTAATGAATAGAATAGCCATGAGAGATAGAAGCTTTGAAAGACAAATGGATAGAAACTATATACAAGAATTAAGTACAGAGTATAAATATTACTTTAATCCATTATCTATAAAACATAATTTTGTAGGTAAGGAACCTCTTATATTAGAAATAGATAACTCTAATTTAGATTTTCTAAATAATGACAATGATAGAAAATTTATAATAAAAAAAGTAGAAGATGCTATTAACAGCTTAGGAGGACATGAAAATGTTTAA
- a CDS encoding ABC transporter ATP-binding protein, protein MKNNLIRFLKIVFKKNKVNATIAFSLMLITSGLSLFMPQITKMILDNAIKNNNINLLLKLTTMYIGITLISNILSLVLDYIYSKMKNRVSLTFKIKLVRHLAKLSGDYYTNIKSGNILNILESDMHIVESLGAELLFSLIVDFFMAVIALAFLIKMQADLLIIVICIQITILLSQYKFTKLIESKNDEIIEKSGEIANINQEYISNLMNIVISKANLKFFKKYLKKERSIFRANVQLDMVFSVSMAGGRILSAFITVAIYGYGGYKIINGAMTFGDLIAFQQYTEMLISPCMNIIRSNIQIQQSKTSVNRIFTVLDEPIKIPNNNCGIRCTKEFLGDIDFNQVNFSYEDTSSILNNINLELKNGKVTALVGSSGCGKSTISKLLFRLWDVENGNINIDGVSIKDYNLKDIRKNISIITQDSLLFDDTIINNLVFDKKHMDEKQIYNICKCVGIYDFINELPNGFETTVGEKGVKLSGGQKQRIAIARALLTDSKIIVFDEATSALDNISQSIILENINKYLTDKTVLVIAHRLSTVKNADKIYVIDKGIVVESGSHEELVSNKSVYYNLLNEKNRKEVFT, encoded by the coding sequence ATGAAAAATAATTTAATTCGTTTTTTGAAAATAGTATTTAAAAAAAATAAAGTTAACGCCACAATAGCTTTTTCACTTATGTTGATTACATCGGGTTTGAGTTTATTTATGCCACAGATAACTAAGATGATATTAGATAATGCTATAAAAAATAATAATATAAATTTACTATTAAAGCTAACAACTATGTATATAGGAATAACATTAATATCAAATATATTATCTTTAGTTTTAGATTATATATATTCGAAAATGAAAAACAGAGTATCTTTGACTTTTAAAATAAAGTTAGTAAGGCATTTAGCTAAATTGTCTGGAGATTATTATACGAATATAAAGAGTGGAAATATATTAAATATACTTGAAAGTGATATGCATATAGTAGAAAGTCTAGGAGCAGAATTATTATTTTCTTTAATAGTAGATTTTTTTATGGCTGTGATAGCTTTAGCATTTTTAATAAAAATGCAAGCTGATTTATTAATTATAGTTATATGTATACAGATAACTATTTTACTGAGCCAATATAAATTTACTAAATTGATTGAATCAAAAAATGATGAAATAATAGAAAAATCAGGAGAAATTGCTAATATAAATCAAGAGTATATTTCAAACTTAATGAATATTGTAATATCTAAAGCTAATTTAAAATTTTTTAAAAAGTACTTAAAAAAGGAACGTAGCATATTTAGAGCTAACGTTCAATTAGATATGGTGTTTTCTGTAAGTATGGCAGGTGGAAGGATATTAAGCGCTTTTATAACAGTAGCTATTTATGGTTATGGAGGATATAAGATAATAAATGGGGCTATGACATTTGGAGATCTAATTGCATTTCAACAATATACAGAAATGCTTATTAGTCCATGTATGAATATTATAAGATCAAACATACAAATACAACAATCAAAAACATCTGTAAATCGTATATTCACGGTTTTAGATGAACCTATAAAAATCCCAAATAATAATTGTGGAATTAGATGTACAAAAGAATTTCTTGGTGATATAGATTTTAACCAAGTTAATTTTTCATATGAAGACACATCCTCTATTTTAAACAATATAAATTTGGAATTAAAGAATGGAAAGGTCACAGCATTAGTTGGATCAAGTGGTTGTGGGAAATCAACAATATCTAAGTTGCTTTTTAGATTGTGGGATGTGGAAAATGGAAATATAAATATAGATGGAGTATCAATAAAAGATTATAACCTTAAGGATATTAGAAAAAATATATCCATAATAACTCAAGATTCATTATTATTTGATGATACAATAATCAATAATTTAGTATTTGATAAAAAACATATGGATGAAAAGCAGATATATAATATATGTAAATGCGTTGGTATATATGATTTTATTAATGAGTTACCAAATGGGTTTGAAACTACGGTTGGAGAAAAAGGTGTAAAACTATCTGGAGGACAAAAGCAAAGAATAGCTATAGCTAGAGCATTATTAACAGATTCTAAAATCATAGTGTTTGATGAAGCAACATCAGCTTTAGACAACATATCACAAAGTATTATACTAGAAAATATAAATAAATATTTAACAGACAAGACAGTTTTAGTAATTGCACATAGATTATCTACAGTAAAGAATGCAGATAAGATATATGTCATAGATAAAGGAATTGTAGTAGAATCAGGTTCTCATGAAGAACTTGTTTCAAATAAAAGTGTTTATTATAATTTATTGAATGAAAAAAATAGAAAAGAGGTTTTTACTTAA
- the larB gene encoding nickel pincer cofactor biosynthesis protein LarB, whose translation MDIRGLLEQVKNNDIDIDIAMEKLKDLPYEDIGYANIDHHRQIRNGYPEVIYCEGKSDEHILGIIKKMSEKGSNILGTRCRKETYEKIKSLYPHCEYEDLSRILKIQNKPIKNIGKGKIVVVTGGTSDISVADEAYYTATFLGNDVERVYDVGVAGIHRLLNKMNIIRDARVLIVVAGMEGALPSVVGGLVDVPVIAVPTSVGYGANFNGLSALLTMLNSCASGISVVNIDNGFGAGYLAATINKLD comes from the coding sequence ATGGATATTAGAGGTTTATTAGAGCAAGTGAAAAACAATGATATAGATATAGATATAGCTATGGAGAAGCTTAAAGATTTACCTTATGAAGATATTGGGTATGCAAATATCGATCATCATAGACAAATAAGAAATGGGTATCCGGAAGTTATTTACTGTGAAGGTAAAAGCGATGAACATATATTGGGAATTATAAAAAAGATGAGCGAAAAAGGTTCAAATATATTAGGAACTAGATGCAGAAAAGAAACATATGAAAAAATTAAATCTTTATATCCACATTGTGAATATGAAGACTTATCTAGAATATTAAAGATTCAAAATAAACCTATAAAAAACATAGGAAAGGGAAAAATTGTAGTTGTTACAGGTGGAACATCTGATATTTCGGTTGCAGATGAAGCATATTATACTGCAACATTTCTAGGTAATGATGTTGAAAGAGTTTATGATGTAGGAGTTGCAGGCATACATAGATTACTAAATAAAATGAATATAATTAGAGATGCTAGAGTATTAATAGTTGTAGCTGGGATGGAAGGCGCTTTACCAAGTGTGGTAGGGGGGTTAGTAGATGTTCCTGTTATAGCAGTGCCTACATCAGTTGGATATGGTGCTAATTTTAATGGTCTTTCAGCTTTATTAACGATGCTAAATAGTTGTGCATCAGGAATATCTGTAGTTAACATCGATAATGGATTTGGGGCTGGATATCTAGCAGCTACAATAAATAAATTAGACTAA
- the cls gene encoding cardiolipin synthase, translating to MSALDILVLSYVGISYLASIVVAINIILENRDPAKTMAWLLIFMVLPGIGLVIYGVLGRNIRKRKIFKTQKLATDIKENNLFQNLRSIEELVDLEQEAIKNKELSKLDDSEGLKKKVISLLLNTGKFPFTANNKVEIFIDGNEKFERLIKDIEEAKEHIHLEYFIIKDSEIGRKIKDLLIKKAREGLSIKIVYDDVGCWRFWFHRKFFKEMKREGIEIVPFLPAKFPLMGGKINYRNHRKIVIIDGCIGYTGGINIGDEYMGKNKKFGYWRDTHIRIEGSSVYMLQMVFLIDWYYTTQKSVFDEKYFPKLDYKGNSMIQVVATGPDSDWEAIHYAYFSAICNAKERVYIETPYFIPDESLLRALKSAALRGVDVRIIFPGIADHKIVHQASYSYFDDILRSGGKVYLYKKGFIHAKVVIIDDKIASTGSANMDLRSFMLNFEINAFMYDEQIVKKITEDFYEDLKNSKEIHLKDFEKRPLIKKWVESVARLFSPIL from the coding sequence ATGAGTGCTTTAGACATACTAGTTTTAAGTTATGTAGGAATATCTTATCTAGCTAGTATTGTGGTTGCTATAAATATAATACTCGAAAATCGAGATCCAGCTAAGACTATGGCATGGTTACTAATATTTATGGTACTTCCTGGGATTGGGCTAGTTATATATGGGGTGCTAGGCCGAAATATAAGAAAGAGAAAAATATTTAAAACTCAGAAACTAGCCACAGATATAAAAGAAAATAATTTATTTCAAAATTTGAGGTCAATAGAAGAGTTAGTAGATCTTGAACAAGAAGCTATAAAAAATAAAGAGTTATCAAAATTAGATGATTCTGAAGGATTAAAAAAGAAAGTTATAAGTTTACTTTTAAATACAGGAAAGTTCCCATTTACAGCTAATAATAAAGTAGAAATATTTATTGATGGGAATGAAAAATTTGAAAGACTAATAAAAGATATAGAAGAAGCTAAAGAACATATCCATTTAGAGTACTTCATAATAAAAGATAGTGAAATTGGAAGAAAGATTAAGGATTTGTTGATAAAAAAAGCTCGAGAAGGTCTGAGTATAAAAATTGTATATGATGATGTAGGATGTTGGAGGTTTTGGTTTCATAGAAAATTCTTTAAAGAGATGAAAAGAGAGGGCATAGAAATAGTTCCTTTTTTACCTGCAAAGTTTCCTCTAATGGGAGGTAAAATTAACTATAGAAATCATAGAAAGATTGTCATAATCGATGGATGCATAGGATATACAGGCGGTATAAATATAGGCGATGAGTATATGGGTAAAAACAAAAAGTTTGGATATTGGCGTGATACTCATATAAGAATTGAAGGAAGTTCTGTTTATATGCTACAAATGGTATTTTTAATAGACTGGTATTATACAACTCAAAAATCAGTCTTTGATGAAAAATATTTCCCTAAATTAGATTATAAAGGAAATAGCATGATACAGGTGGTAGCAACAGGTCCTGATAGTGATTGGGAGGCTATCCACTATGCATATTTTTCAGCTATTTGTAATGCTAAAGAAAGAGTTTATATAGAGACTCCATACTTTATACCAGATGAAAGTTTATTAAGAGCATTAAAGAGTGCAGCATTAAGAGGCGTTGATGTAAGAATTATATTCCCTGGTATAGCTGATCATAAAATAGTACATCAAGCATCATATTCATATTTTGATGATATTTTAAGGTCTGGGGGAAAAGTTTACTTATATAAAAAAGGATTTATACACGCTAAAGTAGTAATTATAGATGATAAGATTGCATCAACAGGTTCTGCAAATATGGACTTAAGAAGTTTTATGCTAAACTTTGAAATTAATGCATTTATGTATGATGAACAAATAGTAAAAAAAATAACTGAAGACTTCTATGAGGATTTAAAAAATAGCAAAGAAATACACCTTAAAGATTTTGAAAAAAGACCTTTAATAAAAAAATGGGTTGAATCAGTAGCGAGATTATTTTCACCAATTTTATAA